From one Streptomyces sp. CA-210063 genomic stretch:
- a CDS encoding NAD(P)/FAD-dependent oxidoreductase translates to MTEQYEVIVIGGGAAGLSAALVLGRARRRTLVVDAGEPRNAPAAHMQGYLSRDGMPPADFLAVGREEIARYGVDLVRGRAVDATRNEDGQTFIVTLADGRAVRARRLVVATGLKDELPAVPGVAERFGRDVLHCPYCHGWEVRDEPFGVLATTPMSVHQALMVSQWSKDVTLFLHTVTEAELSDDDLRRLAAAGVSVVPGEVASLVVEDDRLTGVRLADGTTHARSVLFTAPRPIPQTGLLDRLGAKLNETPFGSYPLVDPTGLTTVPGVWAAGNAMGFSEQVINAASAGYRAGATINGELLMTDLDTA, encoded by the coding sequence ATGACCGAGCAGTACGAAGTGATCGTCATCGGCGGCGGCGCGGCCGGACTCTCCGCCGCCCTGGTCCTCGGCCGGGCCCGGCGCCGCACCCTGGTCGTCGACGCGGGCGAGCCCCGCAACGCGCCCGCCGCGCACATGCAGGGCTATCTGTCGCGGGACGGGATGCCGCCGGCCGATTTCCTGGCCGTCGGCCGGGAGGAGATCGCCCGGTACGGCGTCGACCTGGTCCGGGGCCGGGCGGTGGACGCCACCCGGAATGAGGACGGACAGACCTTCATCGTGACCCTCGCGGACGGCCGAGCGGTGCGCGCCCGGCGTCTGGTCGTCGCCACCGGCCTGAAGGACGAACTCCCCGCCGTCCCCGGCGTCGCCGAGCGCTTCGGCCGGGACGTCCTCCACTGCCCGTACTGCCACGGCTGGGAGGTCCGCGACGAGCCCTTCGGCGTACTCGCCACGACCCCGATGAGCGTCCACCAGGCCCTGATGGTCTCCCAGTGGTCCAAGGACGTGACCCTCTTCCTGCACACCGTCACCGAGGCCGAACTCTCCGACGACGACCTGCGCCGCCTCGCCGCGGCCGGGGTCTCCGTGGTCCCCGGTGAGGTCGCGAGCCTCGTCGTGGAAGACGACCGCCTCACCGGCGTCCGACTCGCGGACGGCACGACGCACGCCCGCTCCGTGCTGTTCACGGCTCCCCGCCCGATCCCGCAGACGGGTCTGCTGGACAGACTGGGCGCCAAGCTGAACGAGACCCCGTTCGGCTCGTACCCCCTGGTCGACCCGACCGGCCTGACCACCGTCCCCGGCGTCTGGGCGGCCGGCAACGCGATGGGCTTCTCCGAACAGGTGATCAACGCGGCGTCGGCCGGTTACCGCGCGGGCGCCACGATCAACGGAGAACTCCTGATGACGGACCTGGACACGGCCTGA
- a CDS encoding NADPH:quinone oxidoreductase family protein translates to MQAWQVHENGEPSEVMRLQDVERPTPGDGQVLLKVRAANINFPDALMCRGHYQVRPPLPFTPGVEICGETEDGRRVIANPALPYGGLAEYAVADAAALLPAPEALDDAEAAALHIGYQTGWFGLHRRARLEAGETLLVHAAAGGVGSAAVQLGKAAGATVIGVVGGADKAAVARELGCDVVVDRRSEDVVAAVKEATGGRGADVIYDPVGGEAYTQSTKVVAFEGRIVVVGFASGTIPSPGLNHALVKNYSILGLHWGLYNTKNPKLVQHCHEQLTELAARGVVRPLVSERAPLDGAAAAVQRVADGVTTGRVVVVPSLENGAAA, encoded by the coding sequence ATGCAGGCATGGCAAGTGCACGAGAACGGCGAGCCGAGCGAGGTGATGCGGCTCCAGGACGTGGAGCGGCCCACTCCCGGTGACGGCCAGGTCCTGCTGAAGGTGCGCGCCGCGAACATCAACTTCCCGGACGCGCTGATGTGCCGGGGGCACTACCAGGTCAGGCCGCCGCTGCCGTTCACCCCGGGCGTGGAGATCTGCGGCGAGACCGAGGACGGCCGCCGGGTCATCGCCAACCCCGCGCTGCCGTACGGCGGTCTCGCCGAGTACGCGGTCGCCGACGCCGCCGCTCTGCTGCCCGCGCCCGAGGCGCTGGACGACGCCGAAGCCGCGGCCCTGCACATCGGCTACCAGACGGGCTGGTTCGGCCTCCACCGCCGGGCCCGTCTCGAAGCCGGGGAGACCCTGCTCGTCCACGCTGCCGCCGGAGGGGTCGGCAGCGCGGCCGTGCAGCTCGGCAAGGCGGCCGGCGCGACGGTCATCGGTGTCGTCGGCGGCGCCGACAAGGCCGCCGTGGCCCGGGAGTTGGGCTGCGACGTGGTGGTCGACCGGCGGAGCGAGGACGTCGTCGCCGCCGTTAAGGAGGCCACCGGAGGCCGGGGCGCGGACGTGATCTACGACCCCGTGGGCGGCGAGGCCTACACGCAGTCGACCAAGGTCGTCGCCTTCGAAGGGCGCATCGTGGTCGTCGGCTTCGCCAGCGGGACGATCCCCAGCCCCGGCCTCAACCACGCCCTCGTCAAGAACTACTCGATCCTCGGTCTGCACTGGGGCCTGTACAACACCAAGAACCCGAAGCTGGTCCAGCACTGCCACGAGCAGCTCACCGAACTGGCGGCCCGGGGCGTCGTCAGGCCGCTGGTGAGCGAGCGCGCGCCGCTCGACGGGGCCGCGGCCGCCGTGCAGCGCGTCGCGGACGGCGTCACCACGGGCCGGGTCGTCGTAGTGCCCTCGCTGGAGAACGGAGCCGCCGCATGA
- a CDS encoding helix-turn-helix domain-containing protein, translated as MSEGTDEGTDEVLAGVGPRLRRIRKERGATLAGLSEATGISVSTLSRLESGLRKPSLELLLPIARAHQVPLDELIGEPPVGDPRVRSKAIVRHGRTYWPLTRQPGGLQAFKVLVPQSQQEPEPRTHEGYEWLYVMSGKLRVVLGEHDVVMVAGEAAEFDTRVPHWFGSTGEGPVEFLSLFGPQGERIHVRAKPARS; from the coding sequence ATGAGCGAGGGGACGGACGAGGGGACGGACGAGGTTCTCGCCGGGGTCGGGCCGCGGCTGCGCCGGATCCGCAAGGAGCGGGGAGCGACGCTCGCCGGGCTGTCGGAGGCGACCGGGATCTCGGTGAGCACCCTGTCGCGGCTGGAGTCGGGGCTGCGCAAGCCCAGCCTGGAACTGCTGCTGCCGATCGCGCGGGCGCATCAGGTGCCGTTGGACGAGCTGATCGGGGAGCCGCCGGTCGGCGATCCCAGGGTCCGGTCGAAGGCGATCGTGCGGCACGGGCGCACGTACTGGCCGCTCACCCGGCAACCGGGCGGTCTCCAGGCCTTCAAGGTCCTCGTGCCCCAGTCGCAGCAGGAGCCGGAGCCGCGCACCCACGAGGGCTACGAGTGGCTGTATGTGATGTCCGGGAAACTGCGGGTCGTGCTCGGCGAGCATGATGTGGTGATGGTCGCCGGGGAGGCCGCCGAGTTCGACACCCGGGTCCCGCACTGGTTCGGTTCGACGGGGGAGGGGCCGGTGGAGTTCCTCAGTCTGTTCGGGCCGCAGGGGGAGCGGATCCACGTACGGGCCAAGCCCGCGCGGTCGTGA